A genomic stretch from Gorilla gorilla gorilla isolate KB3781 chromosome 20, NHGRI_mGorGor1-v2.1_pri, whole genome shotgun sequence includes:
- the ZNF555 gene encoding zinc finger protein 555 isoform X4, whose translation MDSVVFEDVAVDFTLEEWALLDSAQRDLYRDVMLETFQNLASVDDETQFKASGSVSQQDIYGEKIPKESKIATFTRNVSWASVLGKIWDSLSIEDQTTNQGRNLRNHVLERLCESNDQCGEALSQIPHLNLYKKIPPGVKQYEYNTYGKVFMHRRTSLKSPITVHTGHKPYQCQECGQAYSCRSHLRMHVRTHNGERPYVCKLCGKTFPRTSSLNRHVRIHTAEKTYECKQCGKAFIDFSSLTSHLRSHTGEKPYKCKECGKAFSYSSTFRRHTITHTGEKPYKCKECGEAFSYSSTFRRHMISHTGEKPHKCKECGEAFSYSSAFRRHMITHTGEKPYECKQCGKTFIYLQSFRRHERIHTGEKPYECKQCGKTFIYPQSFRRHERTHGGEKPYECNQCGKAFSHPSSFRGHMRVHTGEKPYECKQCGKTFNWPISLRKHMRTHTREKPYECKQCGKAFSLSACFREHVRMHPEDKSYECKLCGKAFYCHISLQKHMRRHTAEKLYECKQCGKAFSWPELLQQHVRTHTVEKPYECKECGKVFKWPSSLPIHMRLHTGEKPYQCKHCGKAFNCSSSLRRHVRIHTTEKQYKCNVGHPPANEFMCSASEKSHQERDLIKVVNMVLPL comes from the exons ATG GACTCAGTGGTCTTTGAGGATGTGGCTGTGGACTTCACCCTGGAGGAGTGGGCTTTGCTGGATTCTGCTCAGAGGGACCTCTACAGAGATGTGATGCTGGAGACCTTCCAGAACCTGGCCTCAGTAG ATGATGAAACTCAATTTAAGGCCAGTGGGTCAGTTTCTCAGCAGGATATTTATGGAGAGAAAATACCCAAGGAATCTAAAATAGCCACGTTCACCAGAAATGTTTCCTGGGCCTCTGTTTTAGGAAAAATTTGGGACAGTCTTAGCATCGAAGATCAAACCACAAACCAGGGGAGAAATCTCAG aaatcatGTGTTGGAGAGACTCTGTGAAAGTAATGATCAATGTGGAGAAGCCCTCAGCCAGATTCCACATCTTAATCTGTACAAGAAAATTCCACCTGGAGTAAAACAGTATGAATACAACACGTACGGAAAAGTCTTCATGCATCGCCGCACATCCCTCAAGAGTCCCATCACAGTTCACACTGGACACAAACCGTATCAGTGCCAGGAATGTGGGCAGGCCTACAGTTGTCGTTCACACCTAAGAATGCATGTGAGAACCCACAATGGAGAGAGACCCTATGTGTGTAAATTATGTGGGAAAACCTTTCCTCGTACTTCCTCCCTCAATCGGCATGTAAGGATTCACACTGCTGAGAAAACCTACGAATGTAagcaatgtgggaaagcctttattGACTTCTCAAGTCTTACTAGTCATCTCAGAAGTCACACCGGAGAGAAGCCATACaagtgtaaggaatgtgggaaagctttCAGTTATTCCTCAACGTTTCGAAGACACACAATAACACACACTGGCGAGAAGCCATataaatgtaaggaatgtggagaAGCCTTTAGTTATTCCTCAACTTTTCGAAGACATATGATTTcacacactggagagaagccacataaatgtaaagaatgtggggaGGCCTTCAGTTATTCTTCGGCTTTTCGAAGACACATGATAacacacactggagagaaaccctacgaATGCAAACAATGTGGGAAAACCTTCATTTATCTCCAGTCCTTTCGAAGACATGAAAggattcacactggagagaaaccctatgaatgcaaACAGTGTGGGAAGACCTTCATTTATCCCCAGTCCTTTCGAAGACATGAAAGGACTCATggtggagagaaaccctatgaatgcaaCCAGTGCGGGAAAGCATTCAGTCACCCCTCCTCCTTTCGAGGACACATGAGGGtgcacactggagagaaaccctatgagtgCAAGCAATGTGGGAAAACTTTCAATTGGCCCATATCTTTACGAAAACATATGAGAACACATActagagagaaaccctatgaatgtaagcagtgtgggaaagccttcagctTGTCTGCTTGCTTTCGAGAACATGTGAGAATGCACCCTGAAGACAAATCCTATGAATGCAAGCTATGTGGGAAAGCTTTCTATTGCCACATATCCTTACAAAAACATATGAGAAGGCATACCGCAGAGAAACTCTATGAATGCAAGCAGTGTGGGAAAGCTTTCAGTTGGCCTGAACTTTTGCAACAACATGTGAGAACGCACACTGTAGAGAagccctatgaatgtaaggaatgtgggaaggtcTTCAAATGGCCATCATCTTTACCAATACATATGAGACtgcatactggagagaaaccttatcaATGTAAGCATTGTGGGAAAGCATTCAACTGTTCCTCATCCTTAAGACGACATGTGAGAATACACACTACAGAAAAACAGTATAAGTGTAATGTAGGACATCCTCCTGCAAATGAATTCATGTGCAGTGCTTCAGAAAAGTCACACCAGGAGAGAGATCTGATCAAAGTTGTAAATATGGTGTTGCCTTTATGA
- the ZNF555 gene encoding zinc finger protein 555 isoform X6, translating to MGTCAGYKGILHDAEIWASIELVTQIVDMVAMRKGVSPFPLCPSIWNPQRLLFPVLCPCLPKIYFPLDSVVFEDVAVDFTLEEWALLDSAQRDLYRDVMLETFQNLASVDDETQFKASGSVSQQDIYGEKIPKESKIATFTRNVSWASVLGKIWDSLSIEDQTTNQGRNLRHCEDRASLVVQLRVH from the exons atgggcacatgtgcaggttacaagggaatattgcatgatgctgagatttgggcttCCATTGAGCTTGTCACCCAGATAGTGGACATGGTAGCCATGAGGAAGGGTGTCAGCCCTTTCCCCCTCTGTCCCTCCATTTGGAATCCCCAGCGTctattgtttccagttttatgtCCATGTCTACCCAAGATTTACttcccactt GACTCAGTGGTCTTTGAGGATGTGGCTGTGGACTTCACCCTGGAGGAGTGGGCTTTGCTGGATTCTGCTCAGAGGGACCTCTACAGAGATGTGATGCTGGAGACCTTCCAGAACCTGGCCTCAGTAG ATGATGAAACTCAATTTAAGGCCAGTGGGTCAGTTTCTCAGCAGGATATTTATGGAGAGAAAATACCCAAGGAATCTAAAATAGCCACGTTCACCAGAAATGTTTCCTGGGCCTCTGTTTTAGGAAAAATTTGGGACAGTCTTAGCATCGAAGATCAAACCACAAACCAGGGGAGAAATCTCAG gcattgtgaagaccGTGCTTCTCTAGTTGTGCAGCTGCGAGTTCACTAG
- the ZNF555 gene encoding zinc finger protein 555 isoform X5: protein MLETFQNLASVDDETQFKASGSVSQQDIYGEKIPKESKIATFTRNVSWASVLGKIWDSLSIEDQTTNQGRNLSRNHVLERLCESNDQCGEALSQIPHLNLYKKIPPGVKQYEYNTYGKVFMHRRTSLKSPITVHTGHKPYQCQECGQAYSCRSHLRMHVRTHNGERPYVCKLCGKTFPRTSSLNRHVRIHTAEKTYECKQCGKAFIDFSSLTSHLRSHTGEKPYKCKECGKAFSYSSTFRRHTITHTGEKPYKCKECGEAFSYSSTFRRHMISHTGEKPHKCKECGEAFSYSSAFRRHMITHTGEKPYECKQCGKTFIYLQSFRRHERIHTGEKPYECKQCGKTFIYPQSFRRHERTHGGEKPYECNQCGKAFSHPSSFRGHMRVHTGEKPYECKQCGKTFNWPISLRKHMRTHTREKPYECKQCGKAFSLSACFREHVRMHPEDKSYECKLCGKAFYCHISLQKHMRRHTAEKLYECKQCGKAFSWPELLQQHVRTHTVEKPYECKECGKVFKWPSSLPIHMRLHTGEKPYQCKHCGKAFNCSSSLRRHVRIHTTEKQYKCNVGHPPANEFMCSASEKSHQERDLIKVVNMVLPL from the exons ATGCTGGAGACCTTCCAGAACCTGGCCTCAGTAG ATGATGAAACTCAATTTAAGGCCAGTGGGTCAGTTTCTCAGCAGGATATTTATGGAGAGAAAATACCCAAGGAATCTAAAATAGCCACGTTCACCAGAAATGTTTCCTGGGCCTCTGTTTTAGGAAAAATTTGGGACAGTCTTAGCATCGAAGATCAAACCACAAACCAGGGGAGAAATCTCAG tagaaatcatGTGTTGGAGAGACTCTGTGAAAGTAATGATCAATGTGGAGAAGCCCTCAGCCAGATTCCACATCTTAATCTGTACAAGAAAATTCCACCTGGAGTAAAACAGTATGAATACAACACGTACGGAAAAGTCTTCATGCATCGCCGCACATCCCTCAAGAGTCCCATCACAGTTCACACTGGACACAAACCGTATCAGTGCCAGGAATGTGGGCAGGCCTACAGTTGTCGTTCACACCTAAGAATGCATGTGAGAACCCACAATGGAGAGAGACCCTATGTGTGTAAATTATGTGGGAAAACCTTTCCTCGTACTTCCTCCCTCAATCGGCATGTAAGGATTCACACTGCTGAGAAAACCTACGAATGTAagcaatgtgggaaagcctttattGACTTCTCAAGTCTTACTAGTCATCTCAGAAGTCACACCGGAGAGAAGCCATACaagtgtaaggaatgtgggaaagctttCAGTTATTCCTCAACGTTTCGAAGACACACAATAACACACACTGGCGAGAAGCCATataaatgtaaggaatgtggagaAGCCTTTAGTTATTCCTCAACTTTTCGAAGACATATGATTTcacacactggagagaagccacataaatgtaaagaatgtggggaGGCCTTCAGTTATTCTTCGGCTTTTCGAAGACACATGATAacacacactggagagaaaccctacgaATGCAAACAATGTGGGAAAACCTTCATTTATCTCCAGTCCTTTCGAAGACATGAAAggattcacactggagagaaaccctatgaatgcaaACAGTGTGGGAAGACCTTCATTTATCCCCAGTCCTTTCGAAGACATGAAAGGACTCATggtggagagaaaccctatgaatgcaaCCAGTGCGGGAAAGCATTCAGTCACCCCTCCTCCTTTCGAGGACACATGAGGGtgcacactggagagaaaccctatgagtgCAAGCAATGTGGGAAAACTTTCAATTGGCCCATATCTTTACGAAAACATATGAGAACACATActagagagaaaccctatgaatgtaagcagtgtgggaaagccttcagctTGTCTGCTTGCTTTCGAGAACATGTGAGAATGCACCCTGAAGACAAATCCTATGAATGCAAGCTATGTGGGAAAGCTTTCTATTGCCACATATCCTTACAAAAACATATGAGAAGGCATACCGCAGAGAAACTCTATGAATGCAAGCAGTGTGGGAAAGCTTTCAGTTGGCCTGAACTTTTGCAACAACATGTGAGAACGCACACTGTAGAGAagccctatgaatgtaaggaatgtgggaaggtcTTCAAATGGCCATCATCTTTACCAATACATATGAGACtgcatactggagagaaaccttatcaATGTAAGCATTGTGGGAAAGCATTCAACTGTTCCTCATCCTTAAGACGACATGTGAGAATACACACTACAGAAAAACAGTATAAGTGTAATGTAGGACATCCTCCTGCAAATGAATTCATGTGCAGTGCTTCAGAAAAGTCACACCAGGAGAGAGATCTGATCAAAGTTGTAAATATGGTGTTGCCTTTATGA
- the ZNF555 gene encoding zinc finger protein 555 isoform X1 encodes MGTCAGYKGILHDAEIWASIELVTQIVDMVAMRKGVSPFPLCPSIWNPQRLLFPVLCPCLPKIYFPLDSVVFEDVAVDFTLEEWALLDSAQRDLYRDVMLETFQNLASVDDETQFKASGSVSQQDIYGEKIPKESKIATFTRNVSWASVLGKIWDSLSIEDQTTNQGRNLSRNHVLERLCESNDQCGEALSQIPHLNLYKKIPPGVKQYEYNTYGKVFMHRRTSLKSPITVHTGHKPYQCQECGQAYSCRSHLRMHVRTHNGERPYVCKLCGKTFPRTSSLNRHVRIHTAEKTYECKQCGKAFIDFSSLTSHLRSHTGEKPYKCKECGKAFSYSSTFRRHTITHTGEKPYKCKECGEAFSYSSTFRRHMISHTGEKPHKCKECGEAFSYSSAFRRHMITHTGEKPYECKQCGKTFIYLQSFRRHERIHTGEKPYECKQCGKTFIYPQSFRRHERTHGGEKPYECNQCGKAFSHPSSFRGHMRVHTGEKPYECKQCGKTFNWPISLRKHMRTHTREKPYECKQCGKAFSLSACFREHVRMHPEDKSYECKLCGKAFYCHISLQKHMRRHTAEKLYECKQCGKAFSWPELLQQHVRTHTVEKPYECKECGKVFKWPSSLPIHMRLHTGEKPYQCKHCGKAFNCSSSLRRHVRIHTTEKQYKCNVGHPPANEFMCSASEKSHQERDLIKVVNMVLPL; translated from the exons atgggcacatgtgcaggttacaagggaatattgcatgatgctgagatttgggcttCCATTGAGCTTGTCACCCAGATAGTGGACATGGTAGCCATGAGGAAGGGTGTCAGCCCTTTCCCCCTCTGTCCCTCCATTTGGAATCCCCAGCGTctattgtttccagttttatgtCCATGTCTACCCAAGATTTACttcccactt GACTCAGTGGTCTTTGAGGATGTGGCTGTGGACTTCACCCTGGAGGAGTGGGCTTTGCTGGATTCTGCTCAGAGGGACCTCTACAGAGATGTGATGCTGGAGACCTTCCAGAACCTGGCCTCAGTAG ATGATGAAACTCAATTTAAGGCCAGTGGGTCAGTTTCTCAGCAGGATATTTATGGAGAGAAAATACCCAAGGAATCTAAAATAGCCACGTTCACCAGAAATGTTTCCTGGGCCTCTGTTTTAGGAAAAATTTGGGACAGTCTTAGCATCGAAGATCAAACCACAAACCAGGGGAGAAATCTCAG tagaaatcatGTGTTGGAGAGACTCTGTGAAAGTAATGATCAATGTGGAGAAGCCCTCAGCCAGATTCCACATCTTAATCTGTACAAGAAAATTCCACCTGGAGTAAAACAGTATGAATACAACACGTACGGAAAAGTCTTCATGCATCGCCGCACATCCCTCAAGAGTCCCATCACAGTTCACACTGGACACAAACCGTATCAGTGCCAGGAATGTGGGCAGGCCTACAGTTGTCGTTCACACCTAAGAATGCATGTGAGAACCCACAATGGAGAGAGACCCTATGTGTGTAAATTATGTGGGAAAACCTTTCCTCGTACTTCCTCCCTCAATCGGCATGTAAGGATTCACACTGCTGAGAAAACCTACGAATGTAagcaatgtgggaaagcctttattGACTTCTCAAGTCTTACTAGTCATCTCAGAAGTCACACCGGAGAGAAGCCATACaagtgtaaggaatgtgggaaagctttCAGTTATTCCTCAACGTTTCGAAGACACACAATAACACACACTGGCGAGAAGCCATataaatgtaaggaatgtggagaAGCCTTTAGTTATTCCTCAACTTTTCGAAGACATATGATTTcacacactggagagaagccacataaatgtaaagaatgtggggaGGCCTTCAGTTATTCTTCGGCTTTTCGAAGACACATGATAacacacactggagagaaaccctacgaATGCAAACAATGTGGGAAAACCTTCATTTATCTCCAGTCCTTTCGAAGACATGAAAggattcacactggagagaaaccctatgaatgcaaACAGTGTGGGAAGACCTTCATTTATCCCCAGTCCTTTCGAAGACATGAAAGGACTCATggtggagagaaaccctatgaatgcaaCCAGTGCGGGAAAGCATTCAGTCACCCCTCCTCCTTTCGAGGACACATGAGGGtgcacactggagagaaaccctatgagtgCAAGCAATGTGGGAAAACTTTCAATTGGCCCATATCTTTACGAAAACATATGAGAACACATActagagagaaaccctatgaatgtaagcagtgtgggaaagccttcagctTGTCTGCTTGCTTTCGAGAACATGTGAGAATGCACCCTGAAGACAAATCCTATGAATGCAAGCTATGTGGGAAAGCTTTCTATTGCCACATATCCTTACAAAAACATATGAGAAGGCATACCGCAGAGAAACTCTATGAATGCAAGCAGTGTGGGAAAGCTTTCAGTTGGCCTGAACTTTTGCAACAACATGTGAGAACGCACACTGTAGAGAagccctatgaatgtaaggaatgtgggaaggtcTTCAAATGGCCATCATCTTTACCAATACATATGAGACtgcatactggagagaaaccttatcaATGTAAGCATTGTGGGAAAGCATTCAACTGTTCCTCATCCTTAAGACGACATGTGAGAATACACACTACAGAAAAACAGTATAAGTGTAATGTAGGACATCCTCCTGCAAATGAATTCATGTGCAGTGCTTCAGAAAAGTCACACCAGGAGAGAGATCTGATCAAAGTTGTAAATATGGTGTTGCCTTTATGA
- the ZNF555 gene encoding zinc finger protein 555 isoform X3, with protein sequence MDSVVFEDVAVDFTLEEWALLDSAQRDLYRDVMLETFQNLASVDDETQFKASGSVSQQDIYGEKIPKESKIATFTRNVSWASVLGKIWDSLSIEDQTTNQGRNLSRNHVLERLCESNDQCGEALSQIPHLNLYKKIPPGVKQYEYNTYGKVFMHRRTSLKSPITVHTGHKPYQCQECGQAYSCRSHLRMHVRTHNGERPYVCKLCGKTFPRTSSLNRHVRIHTAEKTYECKQCGKAFIDFSSLTSHLRSHTGEKPYKCKECGKAFSYSSTFRRHTITHTGEKPYKCKECGEAFSYSSTFRRHMISHTGEKPHKCKECGEAFSYSSAFRRHMITHTGEKPYECKQCGKTFIYLQSFRRHERIHTGEKPYECKQCGKTFIYPQSFRRHERTHGGEKPYECNQCGKAFSHPSSFRGHMRVHTGEKPYECKQCGKTFNWPISLRKHMRTHTREKPYECKQCGKAFSLSACFREHVRMHPEDKSYECKLCGKAFYCHISLQKHMRRHTAEKLYECKQCGKAFSWPELLQQHVRTHTVEKPYECKECGKVFKWPSSLPIHMRLHTGEKPYQCKHCGKAFNCSSSLRRHVRIHTTEKQYKCNVGHPPANEFMCSASEKSHQERDLIKVVNMVLPL encoded by the exons ATG GACTCAGTGGTCTTTGAGGATGTGGCTGTGGACTTCACCCTGGAGGAGTGGGCTTTGCTGGATTCTGCTCAGAGGGACCTCTACAGAGATGTGATGCTGGAGACCTTCCAGAACCTGGCCTCAGTAG ATGATGAAACTCAATTTAAGGCCAGTGGGTCAGTTTCTCAGCAGGATATTTATGGAGAGAAAATACCCAAGGAATCTAAAATAGCCACGTTCACCAGAAATGTTTCCTGGGCCTCTGTTTTAGGAAAAATTTGGGACAGTCTTAGCATCGAAGATCAAACCACAAACCAGGGGAGAAATCTCAG tagaaatcatGTGTTGGAGAGACTCTGTGAAAGTAATGATCAATGTGGAGAAGCCCTCAGCCAGATTCCACATCTTAATCTGTACAAGAAAATTCCACCTGGAGTAAAACAGTATGAATACAACACGTACGGAAAAGTCTTCATGCATCGCCGCACATCCCTCAAGAGTCCCATCACAGTTCACACTGGACACAAACCGTATCAGTGCCAGGAATGTGGGCAGGCCTACAGTTGTCGTTCACACCTAAGAATGCATGTGAGAACCCACAATGGAGAGAGACCCTATGTGTGTAAATTATGTGGGAAAACCTTTCCTCGTACTTCCTCCCTCAATCGGCATGTAAGGATTCACACTGCTGAGAAAACCTACGAATGTAagcaatgtgggaaagcctttattGACTTCTCAAGTCTTACTAGTCATCTCAGAAGTCACACCGGAGAGAAGCCATACaagtgtaaggaatgtgggaaagctttCAGTTATTCCTCAACGTTTCGAAGACACACAATAACACACACTGGCGAGAAGCCATataaatgtaaggaatgtggagaAGCCTTTAGTTATTCCTCAACTTTTCGAAGACATATGATTTcacacactggagagaagccacataaatgtaaagaatgtggggaGGCCTTCAGTTATTCTTCGGCTTTTCGAAGACACATGATAacacacactggagagaaaccctacgaATGCAAACAATGTGGGAAAACCTTCATTTATCTCCAGTCCTTTCGAAGACATGAAAggattcacactggagagaaaccctatgaatgcaaACAGTGTGGGAAGACCTTCATTTATCCCCAGTCCTTTCGAAGACATGAAAGGACTCATggtggagagaaaccctatgaatgcaaCCAGTGCGGGAAAGCATTCAGTCACCCCTCCTCCTTTCGAGGACACATGAGGGtgcacactggagagaaaccctatgagtgCAAGCAATGTGGGAAAACTTTCAATTGGCCCATATCTTTACGAAAACATATGAGAACACATActagagagaaaccctatgaatgtaagcagtgtgggaaagccttcagctTGTCTGCTTGCTTTCGAGAACATGTGAGAATGCACCCTGAAGACAAATCCTATGAATGCAAGCTATGTGGGAAAGCTTTCTATTGCCACATATCCTTACAAAAACATATGAGAAGGCATACCGCAGAGAAACTCTATGAATGCAAGCAGTGTGGGAAAGCTTTCAGTTGGCCTGAACTTTTGCAACAACATGTGAGAACGCACACTGTAGAGAagccctatgaatgtaaggaatgtgggaaggtcTTCAAATGGCCATCATCTTTACCAATACATATGAGACtgcatactggagagaaaccttatcaATGTAAGCATTGTGGGAAAGCATTCAACTGTTCCTCATCCTTAAGACGACATGTGAGAATACACACTACAGAAAAACAGTATAAGTGTAATGTAGGACATCCTCCTGCAAATGAATTCATGTGCAGTGCTTCAGAAAAGTCACACCAGGAGAGAGATCTGATCAAAGTTGTAAATATGGTGTTGCCTTTATGA
- the ZNF555 gene encoding zinc finger protein 555 isoform X2 gives MGTCAGYKGILHDAEIWASIELVTQIVDMVAMRKGVSPFPLCPSIWNPQRLLFPVLCPCLPKIYFPLDSVVFEDVAVDFTLEEWALLDSAQRDLYRDVMLETFQNLASVDDETQFKASGSVSQQDIYGEKIPKESKIATFTRNVSWASVLGKIWDSLSIEDQTTNQGRNLRNHVLERLCESNDQCGEALSQIPHLNLYKKIPPGVKQYEYNTYGKVFMHRRTSLKSPITVHTGHKPYQCQECGQAYSCRSHLRMHVRTHNGERPYVCKLCGKTFPRTSSLNRHVRIHTAEKTYECKQCGKAFIDFSSLTSHLRSHTGEKPYKCKECGKAFSYSSTFRRHTITHTGEKPYKCKECGEAFSYSSTFRRHMISHTGEKPHKCKECGEAFSYSSAFRRHMITHTGEKPYECKQCGKTFIYLQSFRRHERIHTGEKPYECKQCGKTFIYPQSFRRHERTHGGEKPYECNQCGKAFSHPSSFRGHMRVHTGEKPYECKQCGKTFNWPISLRKHMRTHTREKPYECKQCGKAFSLSACFREHVRMHPEDKSYECKLCGKAFYCHISLQKHMRRHTAEKLYECKQCGKAFSWPELLQQHVRTHTVEKPYECKECGKVFKWPSSLPIHMRLHTGEKPYQCKHCGKAFNCSSSLRRHVRIHTTEKQYKCNVGHPPANEFMCSASEKSHQERDLIKVVNMVLPL, from the exons atgggcacatgtgcaggttacaagggaatattgcatgatgctgagatttgggcttCCATTGAGCTTGTCACCCAGATAGTGGACATGGTAGCCATGAGGAAGGGTGTCAGCCCTTTCCCCCTCTGTCCCTCCATTTGGAATCCCCAGCGTctattgtttccagttttatgtCCATGTCTACCCAAGATTTACttcccactt GACTCAGTGGTCTTTGAGGATGTGGCTGTGGACTTCACCCTGGAGGAGTGGGCTTTGCTGGATTCTGCTCAGAGGGACCTCTACAGAGATGTGATGCTGGAGACCTTCCAGAACCTGGCCTCAGTAG ATGATGAAACTCAATTTAAGGCCAGTGGGTCAGTTTCTCAGCAGGATATTTATGGAGAGAAAATACCCAAGGAATCTAAAATAGCCACGTTCACCAGAAATGTTTCCTGGGCCTCTGTTTTAGGAAAAATTTGGGACAGTCTTAGCATCGAAGATCAAACCACAAACCAGGGGAGAAATCTCAG aaatcatGTGTTGGAGAGACTCTGTGAAAGTAATGATCAATGTGGAGAAGCCCTCAGCCAGATTCCACATCTTAATCTGTACAAGAAAATTCCACCTGGAGTAAAACAGTATGAATACAACACGTACGGAAAAGTCTTCATGCATCGCCGCACATCCCTCAAGAGTCCCATCACAGTTCACACTGGACACAAACCGTATCAGTGCCAGGAATGTGGGCAGGCCTACAGTTGTCGTTCACACCTAAGAATGCATGTGAGAACCCACAATGGAGAGAGACCCTATGTGTGTAAATTATGTGGGAAAACCTTTCCTCGTACTTCCTCCCTCAATCGGCATGTAAGGATTCACACTGCTGAGAAAACCTACGAATGTAagcaatgtgggaaagcctttattGACTTCTCAAGTCTTACTAGTCATCTCAGAAGTCACACCGGAGAGAAGCCATACaagtgtaaggaatgtgggaaagctttCAGTTATTCCTCAACGTTTCGAAGACACACAATAACACACACTGGCGAGAAGCCATataaatgtaaggaatgtggagaAGCCTTTAGTTATTCCTCAACTTTTCGAAGACATATGATTTcacacactggagagaagccacataaatgtaaagaatgtggggaGGCCTTCAGTTATTCTTCGGCTTTTCGAAGACACATGATAacacacactggagagaaaccctacgaATGCAAACAATGTGGGAAAACCTTCATTTATCTCCAGTCCTTTCGAAGACATGAAAggattcacactggagagaaaccctatgaatgcaaACAGTGTGGGAAGACCTTCATTTATCCCCAGTCCTTTCGAAGACATGAAAGGACTCATggtggagagaaaccctatgaatgcaaCCAGTGCGGGAAAGCATTCAGTCACCCCTCCTCCTTTCGAGGACACATGAGGGtgcacactggagagaaaccctatgagtgCAAGCAATGTGGGAAAACTTTCAATTGGCCCATATCTTTACGAAAACATATGAGAACACATActagagagaaaccctatgaatgtaagcagtgtgggaaagccttcagctTGTCTGCTTGCTTTCGAGAACATGTGAGAATGCACCCTGAAGACAAATCCTATGAATGCAAGCTATGTGGGAAAGCTTTCTATTGCCACATATCCTTACAAAAACATATGAGAAGGCATACCGCAGAGAAACTCTATGAATGCAAGCAGTGTGGGAAAGCTTTCAGTTGGCCTGAACTTTTGCAACAACATGTGAGAACGCACACTGTAGAGAagccctatgaatgtaaggaatgtgggaaggtcTTCAAATGGCCATCATCTTTACCAATACATATGAGACtgcatactggagagaaaccttatcaATGTAAGCATTGTGGGAAAGCATTCAACTGTTCCTCATCCTTAAGACGACATGTGAGAATACACACTACAGAAAAACAGTATAAGTGTAATGTAGGACATCCTCCTGCAAATGAATTCATGTGCAGTGCTTCAGAAAAGTCACACCAGGAGAGAGATCTGATCAAAGTTGTAAATATGGTGTTGCCTTTATGA
- the ZNF555 gene encoding zinc finger protein 555 isoform X7, whose product MDSVVFEDVAVDFTLEEWALLDSAQRDLYRDVMLETFQNLASVDDETQFKASGSVSQQDIYGEKIPKESKIATFTRNVSWASVLGKIWDSLSIEDQTTNQGRNLRHCEDRASLVVQLRVH is encoded by the exons ATG GACTCAGTGGTCTTTGAGGATGTGGCTGTGGACTTCACCCTGGAGGAGTGGGCTTTGCTGGATTCTGCTCAGAGGGACCTCTACAGAGATGTGATGCTGGAGACCTTCCAGAACCTGGCCTCAGTAG ATGATGAAACTCAATTTAAGGCCAGTGGGTCAGTTTCTCAGCAGGATATTTATGGAGAGAAAATACCCAAGGAATCTAAAATAGCCACGTTCACCAGAAATGTTTCCTGGGCCTCTGTTTTAGGAAAAATTTGGGACAGTCTTAGCATCGAAGATCAAACCACAAACCAGGGGAGAAATCTCAG gcattgtgaagaccGTGCTTCTCTAGTTGTGCAGCTGCGAGTTCACTAG